The Nocardia arthritidis genome has a window encoding:
- a CDS encoding DUF402 domain-containing protein yields MRNHGGLVNADPAPVHVHRPKVEYFDLAGLTNTDPKGFVRPVETYRVESWGLYMARTSDHPQFHYIESWLLPELSLRATVFHYHPAHQRDQDYYLDLGEYTRLGPKQWKSVDHYLDIVVRSGRETELLDVDELLAAHAAGLIGAAEAEAAVANAATAIDGIAANGHSLESWMESMGITLTWM; encoded by the coding sequence GTGCGTAATCACGGAGGACTGGTCAACGCCGACCCGGCGCCGGTGCACGTGCACCGGCCCAAGGTCGAATATTTCGACCTCGCCGGGCTGACCAACACCGATCCGAAGGGATTCGTGCGGCCGGTGGAGACGTACCGGGTCGAGTCGTGGGGCCTGTACATGGCGCGCACCTCGGACCATCCGCAGTTCCACTACATCGAGTCGTGGCTACTACCCGAACTGTCCCTGCGCGCGACCGTATTCCACTATCACCCGGCACATCAGCGCGATCAGGACTACTACCTGGATCTCGGCGAGTACACCCGGCTCGGCCCGAAACAGTGGAAGTCGGTGGACCACTACCTCGACATCGTGGTCCGCTCGGGCCGCGAGACCGAACTGCTCGATGTCGACGAGCTGCTCGCGGCCCATGCCGCGGGTCTGATCGGCGCGGCCGAGGCCGAGGCGGCGGTGGCCAACGCGGCCACCGCCATCGACGGCATCGCCGCGAACGGCCACTCCCTGGAATCCTGGATGGAATCCATGGGCATCACCCTCACCTGGATGTAA
- a CDS encoding DUF402 domain-containing protein → MSALLPLLVAAPAVTGIAGFVARDIRGIAFAHGTIATNGSNGAAAPPGRTPTRPRVEYFNVAEFTNTDAKGFVRPVERFHVEPWGLYMARCVDGPQFHYLESWLLPDLSIRATIAHRHAGDHHGRDYCLDIGEYTRIEPKRWKAVDHYLDIEVQGGRRADLRGVDELLAAHAAGVVDTAQAHRAFERATAAMDGLAAHDHDVERWLAAQGIGLTWM, encoded by the coding sequence ATGAGCGCACTGCTGCCATTGCTCGTCGCCGCACCGGCGGTCACCGGGATCGCCGGATTTGTGGCCCGGGATATCCGTGGAATCGCATTCGCACACGGAACCATCGCGACCAACGGCAGCAACGGGGCCGCCGCGCCGCCGGGGCGAACGCCCACCAGACCAAGAGTCGAGTACTTCAACGTCGCCGAGTTCACCAATACCGATGCCAAGGGTTTCGTCCGGCCGGTCGAACGCTTCCACGTCGAACCGTGGGGCCTCTATATGGCGCGCTGCGTCGACGGGCCGCAGTTCCACTACCTGGAATCCTGGCTGCTGCCGGATCTTTCGATCCGCGCGACCATCGCGCACCGGCACGCCGGCGACCATCACGGCCGGGATTACTGCCTGGATATCGGCGAATACACCCGCATCGAGCCGAAGCGCTGGAAGGCGGTGGACCACTACCTCGACATCGAGGTGCAGGGCGGCCGCCGGGCCGATCTGCGCGGCGTCGACGAATTGCTGGCCGCGCACGCGGCCGGGGTGGTCGACACCGCGCAGGCGCACCGGGCCTTCGAACGCGCCACCGCCGCCATGGACGGGCTCGCCGCGCACGACCACGACGTCGAACGCTGGCTCGCCGCCCAGGGCATCGGCCTGACCTGGATGTAA
- the uvrB gene encoding excinuclease ABC subunit UvrB, whose amino-acid sequence MAFATEIPAGNEPPLAHSEFRPVGEIERTDGRFEVVSEHKPAGDQPAAIAELERRIRAGERDVVLLGATGTGKSATTAWLIERLQRPTLVMAPNKTLAAQLANELREMLPNNAVEYFVSYYDYYQPEAYIAQTDTYIEKDSSINDDVERLRHSATSSLLSRRDVVVVASVSCIYGLGTPQSYLDRSVQLEVGGEIDRDALLRLLVDVQYTRNDMSFVRGSFRVRGDTVEIIPSYEELAIRIEFFGDEIEALYYLHPLTGDVVRQVDMLRIFPATHYVAGPDRMERAVRDIEEELAERLAELERQGKLLEAQRLRMRTQYDLEMIRQVGFCSGIENYSRHIDGRPAGSAPATLLDYFPEDFLLVIDESHVTVPQIGGMYEGDMSRKRNLVEYGFRLPSAVDNRPLTWEEFADRIGQAVYLSATPGPYELGQTGGEVVEQVIRPTGLVDPQVVVKPTKGQIDDLVHEIRVRAERDERVLVTTLTKKMAEDLTDYLLGLGIRVRYLHSEIDTLRRVELLRQLRLGEYDVLVGINLLREGLDLPEVSLVAILDADKEGFLRSATSLIQTIGRAARNVSGEVHMYADAVTDSMRHAIEETDRRRAKQIAYNEQMGIDPKPLRKKIADILDQVYREVDDEVEIGGSGRNASRGRRAQGEPGRAVSAGVFEGRDIKSMPRVELADLVKELTDQMMNAARELQFELAGRLRDEIADLKKELRGMDAAGLK is encoded by the coding sequence ATGGCTTTCGCAACCGAGATCCCCGCCGGCAACGAGCCGCCGCTCGCCCATTCGGAATTCCGGCCCGTCGGCGAGATCGAGCGCACCGACGGCCGGTTCGAGGTGGTCAGCGAGCACAAGCCCGCGGGCGATCAGCCCGCGGCGATCGCCGAGCTGGAACGCCGGATCCGGGCGGGGGAGCGCGATGTCGTGCTGCTCGGCGCCACCGGCACCGGCAAATCGGCCACCACGGCCTGGCTCATCGAGCGGCTGCAGCGGCCGACGCTGGTGATGGCGCCGAACAAGACGCTCGCCGCGCAGCTGGCCAACGAGTTGCGGGAGATGTTGCCCAACAACGCGGTTGAATATTTCGTCTCGTACTACGACTACTACCAGCCCGAGGCGTATATCGCGCAGACCGACACCTATATCGAGAAGGACAGCTCGATCAACGACGATGTCGAGCGGCTGCGCCATTCGGCGACCTCCAGCCTGCTGTCCCGGCGCGATGTCGTGGTGGTCGCCTCGGTGTCGTGCATCTACGGCCTCGGCACGCCGCAGTCCTACCTGGATCGGTCGGTGCAGCTCGAGGTCGGCGGCGAGATCGACCGCGACGCACTGCTGCGGCTGCTGGTCGACGTGCAGTACACCCGCAACGACATGTCCTTCGTGCGCGGCTCGTTCCGGGTGCGCGGCGACACCGTCGAGATCATCCCGTCCTACGAGGAACTCGCGATCCGCATCGAATTCTTCGGCGACGAGATCGAGGCGCTGTATTACCTGCACCCACTCACCGGTGATGTGGTGCGTCAGGTGGATATGCTGCGCATCTTCCCGGCCACCCACTACGTCGCCGGTCCGGACCGGATGGAGCGCGCGGTTCGCGATATCGAGGAGGAGCTGGCCGAGCGGCTCGCCGAGTTGGAGCGCCAGGGCAAACTGCTGGAGGCGCAGCGGCTGCGCATGCGCACCCAGTACGACCTGGAGATGATCCGCCAGGTCGGATTCTGCTCCGGCATCGAGAACTATTCGCGCCACATCGACGGGCGGCCCGCCGGATCCGCGCCCGCCACGCTGCTCGACTACTTCCCGGAGGATTTCCTGCTCGTCATCGACGAGTCGCATGTGACCGTCCCGCAGATCGGCGGCATGTACGAGGGCGATATGTCGCGCAAGCGCAACCTGGTCGAATACGGTTTCCGGCTGCCTTCGGCGGTGGACAACCGGCCGCTCACCTGGGAGGAGTTCGCGGACCGGATCGGCCAGGCGGTATACCTGTCGGCCACGCCGGGCCCGTACGAGCTGGGGCAGACCGGCGGTGAGGTGGTCGAGCAGGTCATCCGCCCGACCGGCCTGGTCGACCCGCAGGTGGTGGTGAAGCCGACCAAGGGCCAGATCGACGACCTGGTGCACGAGATCCGGGTGCGCGCCGAACGCGACGAGCGGGTGCTGGTCACCACGCTGACCAAGAAGATGGCCGAGGACCTCACCGATTATCTGCTCGGGCTCGGCATCCGGGTGCGCTACCTGCACTCCGAGATCGACACCCTGCGCCGCGTCGAACTGCTGCGCCAGCTGCGGCTCGGTGAATACGACGTGCTCGTCGGCATCAACCTGCTGCGCGAGGGCCTCGACCTGCCGGAGGTTTCGCTGGTCGCCATCCTGGACGCCGACAAGGAGGGCTTCCTGCGCAGCGCGACCAGCCTCATCCAGACCATCGGCCGCGCCGCCCGGAATGTCTCCGGCGAGGTGCACATGTACGCCGACGCGGTCACCGATTCGATGCGGCACGCCATCGAGGAGACCGATCGCCGCCGCGCGAAGCAGATCGCATACAACGAGCAGATGGGCATCGACCCGAAACCGTTGCGCAAGAAGATCGCCGACATCCTGGACCAGGTGTACCGGGAGGTGGACGACGAGGTGGAGATCGGCGGTTCGGGTCGCAATGCCAGCCGCGGCCGCCGGGCACAGGGCGAGCCGGGGCGCGCGGTGAGCGCGGGCGTGTTCGAGGGCCGCGATATCAAGTCGATGCCGCGGGTCGAACTGGCCGACCTGGTCAAGGAACTCACCGACCAGATGATGAACGCGGCCCGCGAGCTGCAATTCGAGCTGGCCGGCCGGTTGCGCGACGAGATCGCGGATCTGAAGAAGGAACTGCGCGGCATGGACGCTGCCGGGCTGAAGTGA
- a CDS encoding VOC family protein, protein MTNTVNPIADGYHSITCFLAVADGNKAIDFYSAVFGAEVISRNDLPDGQPAHAELKFGDSTLQLGMPIPDNGVLAPNGEWVHTSIVHYCPDVDGVIARAAEHGARKVEEPQTFVTGDRFGVVIDPFGHRWAVLTKVEDVPREEAERRVNEWLASQS, encoded by the coding sequence ATGACGAACACCGTGAATCCCATCGCCGACGGCTACCACTCGATCACCTGCTTCCTCGCCGTCGCCGACGGCAACAAGGCCATCGACTTCTACTCCGCGGTCTTCGGGGCCGAGGTGATCAGCCGCAACGATCTGCCCGACGGTCAACCCGCGCACGCGGAACTGAAATTCGGCGATTCCACCCTGCAACTCGGCATGCCCATCCCGGACAACGGCGTGCTCGCCCCGAACGGGGAATGGGTGCACACCTCGATCGTGCACTACTGCCCCGACGTCGACGGCGTCATCGCCCGCGCCGCCGAACACGGCGCCCGCAAGGTCGAGGAGCCGCAGACCTTCGTCACCGGCGACCGCTTCGGCGTGGTGATCGATCCGTTCGGGCACCGCTGGGCGGTGCTGACCAAGGTCGAGGACGTACCGAGGGAGGAGGCCGAGCGCCGGGTGAACGAGTGGTTGGCCTCCCAGTCCTGA
- a CDS encoding helix-turn-helix domain-containing protein yields the protein MRFGVLDNTGQPMAQPPRNPIAPQDMKGILHPDEQAKFRTLHRLPPGPEVGRFVEWYWSVRWDLGGRPPYHAEVLPYPSVNLSFEQSATRSGGFVNGVCTTKYVRELSGAGETFGVRFRAGGFGAFTGLDVGALRDRAVPLGEVLPGTDGLTERVLAEPADTGRRAVVEDFLARRLVADDPNYELVLRIVAAMAAEQELTRVDQVTDRFGVPVRTLQRLFRRYVGASPKWVLRRYRLQDGADLLARGRTEDLAALATELGYFDQAHFSREFAAEIGMAPLEYAKYSLRSRNEVTSKVITEAR from the coding sequence ATGAGGTTCGGCGTATTGGACAACACCGGGCAACCCATGGCGCAACCGCCGCGCAATCCCATTGCGCCGCAGGATATGAAGGGCATTCTGCATCCGGACGAGCAGGCCAAGTTCCGCACGCTGCACCGGCTGCCACCCGGGCCGGAGGTGGGCCGGTTCGTCGAGTGGTACTGGTCGGTGCGGTGGGATCTCGGCGGCAGGCCGCCGTACCACGCCGAGGTGCTGCCGTATCCGAGCGTGAACCTGTCGTTCGAGCAAAGCGCAACGCGCAGTGGCGGTTTCGTCAACGGTGTGTGCACGACGAAATATGTGCGCGAGCTCAGCGGGGCCGGGGAAACCTTCGGGGTGCGGTTCCGGGCCGGCGGCTTCGGGGCCTTCACCGGGCTCGATGTCGGCGCCCTGCGGGACCGGGCGGTGCCGCTCGGCGAGGTGCTGCCAGGGACGGACGGGCTGACCGAGCGCGTACTCGCCGAACCGGCCGACACCGGCAGGCGGGCCGTCGTCGAGGACTTCCTGGCGCGCCGCCTCGTCGCCGACGATCCCAACTACGAGCTGGTGCTGCGCATCGTCGCGGCGATGGCCGCCGAACAGGAATTGACCAGGGTCGATCAGGTGACCGATCGGTTCGGCGTCCCGGTGCGCACGCTGCAGCGGCTGTTCCGGCGCTACGTCGGTGCGAGCCCTAAATGGGTGCTGCGGCGCTACCGGTTGCAGGACGGCGCCGATCTGCTCGCCCGCGGCCGAACGGAGGATCTGGCCGCGCTGGCCACCGAATTGGGCTACTTCGATCAGGCGCACTTCTCGCGGGAGTTCGCGGCGGAGATCGGCATGGCCCCACTCGAATACGCCAAGTATTCGCTGCGGTCTCGGAATGAGGTTACATCCAAGGTGATAACGGAAGCGAGATAG
- a CDS encoding universal stress protein, protein MTAYRTIVVGTDGSDSSYVAVEKAAALAADSGATLVVACAYYPTDDRDVAAAADVLKEEAYQVRGSAPTNDILRTARDKAVAAGATDVVEKAVVGEPVESLLTLVKEVEADLLVVGNRGLNTITGRLLGSVPSDVARKSHSDVLIVHTVRK, encoded by the coding sequence ATGACCGCCTACCGGACCATTGTCGTCGGTACCGATGGCTCGGACTCGTCGTATGTCGCCGTCGAGAAGGCCGCGGCGCTGGCGGCGGATTCGGGCGCGACCCTCGTTGTCGCCTGTGCGTACTACCCGACCGACGATCGCGATGTCGCCGCCGCGGCCGATGTGCTCAAGGAGGAGGCCTACCAGGTCCGCGGGTCCGCGCCGACCAACGATATCCTGCGCACCGCCCGGGACAAGGCCGTCGCCGCCGGCGCGACCGACGTGGTGGAGAAGGCCGTGGTCGGCGAGCCGGTCGAATCGCTGCTGACGCTGGTCAAGGAGGTGGAGGCCGATCTGCTGGTGGTCGGTAACCGCGGCCTCAACACCATCACCGGCCGCCTGCTCGGTTCGGTGCCGTCCGATGTCGCGCGCAAATCGCATTCGGACGTGCTGATCGTGCACACCGTTCGCAAGTAG
- a CDS encoding HelD family protein, protein MDPAERPGTGSELDQEQAYLSVLYDRLDAMRDYARNRLRTVLLETGGTPQARSERESFTQLYSEDLAKYDAAEHGLCFGRIDLEAEQDGEGPRYIGRLGILDEANDYATLLLDWRAPLARPFYLATTAAPDGVTRRRHIRSRNRRVTAVNDEYLDLAAADAAGVSGGDGGVGSESALLAALNAARTGHMNDIVETIQSEQDAIIRSEHKSVLVVQGGPGTGKTAVALHRAAYLLYTYRQQLAKAGVLIIGPNATFLDYIGQVLPSLGETGVLLSTIGDLYPGVKATREDSLRAGEIKGSLAILEVLKQAVRDRQEVPAEPIRLRFDGYEVVMDRKIVTKARGRARSSRRPHNLARPIFAASVIDALTDQLAQTMGADLSGGQSLLSSADLTEIRDEMRADPEVQAAIGKLWPILSPQEVLADLLADPKRLDRAASGMSAADRAELVRPDNGEFAAADAPLLDELAELLGVDDTEERERARRRWRAQLAEAQDALDILTGSAPQDLEDELDPEILMAYDLIDASQLAERQDVRTRQTTAERAAGDRTWTYGHVIVDEAQELSEMAWRMVMRRIPNRWITVVGDVAQTGDPAGASSWRRMLEPYVAQRWKLTELTVNYRTPAEIMAVAADVLAAIDPAAEAPRSVRESGNPPRAHRVAPDELLGAVKELVGAEDGPGTTAVITPHALIGEFAPLAAESVRVLTVHDVKGLEFDAVYLVEPQGILDESPRGLNDLYVALTRATQRLAVVHTGELPEVLGTLS, encoded by the coding sequence GTGGATCCCGCCGAGCGGCCCGGCACCGGGAGCGAGCTGGACCAGGAGCAGGCCTACCTATCGGTCTTGTACGACCGGCTCGACGCCATGCGCGACTACGCCAGGAACCGGCTGCGCACCGTGCTGCTGGAGACCGGCGGCACCCCGCAGGCGCGCAGCGAGCGCGAATCGTTCACCCAGCTCTACAGCGAGGATCTGGCCAAATACGATGCGGCCGAACACGGTCTGTGCTTCGGCCGCATCGATCTCGAGGCGGAGCAGGACGGCGAGGGCCCACGCTATATCGGCAGGCTAGGCATCCTCGACGAGGCGAACGATTACGCCACCCTGCTGCTCGACTGGCGGGCGCCGCTGGCCCGGCCGTTCTACCTGGCGACCACCGCGGCGCCCGACGGCGTGACGCGCCGCAGGCATATCCGCTCGCGCAATCGCCGCGTCACCGCCGTCAACGACGAATACCTGGATCTGGCGGCCGCCGACGCGGCCGGAGTCAGCGGGGGCGACGGCGGCGTCGGCAGTGAGAGCGCGCTGCTCGCCGCGCTCAACGCGGCCCGCACCGGCCACATGAACGACATCGTGGAGACCATCCAGAGCGAGCAGGACGCGATCATCCGCTCCGAGCACAAGAGCGTGCTGGTGGTGCAGGGCGGCCCGGGTACCGGCAAGACCGCGGTGGCCCTGCACCGCGCCGCCTACCTGCTCTACACCTACCGCCAGCAGCTGGCCAAGGCCGGCGTGCTGATCATCGGGCCGAATGCCACCTTCCTCGACTACATCGGCCAGGTGCTGCCCTCGCTCGGCGAGACCGGTGTGCTGCTGTCCACCATCGGCGATCTGTACCCGGGCGTGAAGGCCACCCGCGAGGATTCGCTGCGGGCCGGCGAGATCAAGGGTTCACTGGCCATCCTCGAGGTGCTCAAGCAGGCGGTGCGCGATCGGCAGGAGGTGCCCGCCGAGCCGATCCGGCTGCGCTTCGACGGCTACGAGGTCGTCATGGACCGCAAGATCGTCACCAAGGCCCGCGGCCGGGCCCGCTCCTCGCGCAGGCCGCACAACCTGGCCCGCCCGATCTTCGCCGCCTCGGTGATCGACGCGCTCACCGATCAGCTGGCCCAGACCATGGGCGCCGACCTGTCCGGCGGCCAATCCCTGCTCAGCTCGGCCGATCTCACCGAGATCCGGGACGAGATGCGCGCCGATCCCGAGGTGCAGGCGGCCATCGGCAAGCTGTGGCCCATCCTCTCCCCGCAGGAGGTGCTCGCCGATCTGCTCGCCGACCCCAAGCGCCTGGATCGCGCGGCGAGCGGTATGTCCGCGGCCGATCGCGCCGAGCTGGTGCGCCCCGACAACGGCGAATTCGCCGCCGCCGACGCACCCCTGCTGGACGAGCTCGCGGAACTGCTCGGCGTCGACGACACCGAGGAACGGGAGCGGGCGCGCCGCCGCTGGCGGGCCCAGCTGGCCGAGGCGCAGGACGCGCTCGACATCCTGACCGGTTCGGCCCCACAGGATCTGGAGGACGAACTGGATCCGGAAATCCTGATGGCCTACGACCTGATCGACGCGAGTCAGCTCGCCGAACGCCAGGACGTGCGCACCCGACAGACCACCGCCGAACGCGCCGCGGGCGACCGCACCTGGACCTACGGACACGTCATCGTCGACGAGGCGCAGGAACTTTCGGAGATGGCGTGGCGAATGGTCATGCGCCGCATCCCGAATCGCTGGATCACCGTGGTGGGCGATGTGGCGCAGACCGGCGACCCGGCGGGCGCCTCGTCGTGGCGGCGGATGCTGGAACCCTATGTGGCGCAACGCTGGAAGCTCACCGAGCTGACGGTGAACTACCGTACGCCCGCGGAGATCATGGCGGTCGCCGCCGATGTGCTCGCCGCCATCGATCCGGCCGCCGAAGCGCCGCGCTCGGTGCGCGAATCCGGCAATCCGCCGCGGGCGCACCGCGTCGCGCCGGACGAATTGCTCGGTGCGGTAAAGGAATTGGTCGGCGCCGAGGACGGACCGGGCACCACGGCGGTGATCACGCCGCACGCGCTGATCGGCGAATTCGCCCCGCTGGCCGCCGAATCGGTGCGGGTGCTCACCGTGCACGATGTGAAGGGGCTGGAGTTCGACGCGGTGTATCTCGTTGAGCCGCAGGGGATTCTCGACGAATCGCCGCGCGGGTTGAACGACCTCTATGTGGCGCTCACCCGCGCGACGCAGCGGTTGGCGGTGGTGCACACCGGCGAATTGCCGGAGGTGCTGGGCACTTTGAGCTGA
- a CDS encoding antibiotic biosynthesis monooxygenase family protein, translating to MIIEHALLPVRPGATADFEAAFAEARHIISAMPGFRGLSLSHCVERPGTYLLLVEWDRLSDHTEGFRGSPEYLRWKELLHHFYDPFPEVWHFDPVSSVPDPTARPGVTASTAQRQ from the coding sequence GTGATCATCGAACACGCTCTGCTCCCGGTCCGCCCCGGCGCGACGGCCGACTTCGAGGCCGCGTTCGCCGAAGCGCGGCACATCATTTCGGCGATGCCCGGCTTCCGCGGGCTGTCACTTTCGCACTGTGTCGAGCGCCCCGGCACGTATCTGCTGCTGGTGGAATGGGATCGGTTGAGCGATCACACGGAAGGCTTCCGCGGATCGCCCGAATATCTGCGCTGGAAAGAACTGCTGCATCACTTCTACGATCCGTTCCCGGAGGTCTGGCATTTCGACCCGGTGTCATCGGTGCCGGATCCGACGGCCCGACCTGGCGTTACGGCGAGCACGGCGCAGCGGCAGTAA
- a CDS encoding sensor domain-containing diguanylate cyclase, protein MGEDDAAATVGAAEQLAERYRSLVEHTPDGICVHERGIVVYVNPATVRMFRAASADELVGQPLTKFVDSASIPGMLDRISRLTTKGAASEPTEMTLLRLDGVKIQVETVSVLTAWHDHLAYQVVIHDLTAQRLAEAAQQRAEQHFTTVVSQLEEGVVVVDTEGRIESINPAAKRIFGTEDIDDADLIGRAIQTLPLTLLDANAQALPPSRHPMARTLATGETVTGYVFGVDRADGQRRWLSGSSRLLNPDDPGSSAVSSFADITEFRASRRQLEYQATHDSLTGLANRSLILSQLAAALASSADLPVSTVLFIDLDGFKAINDTLGHAIGDTVLQIVAQRLQRALRADDLVGRLGGDEFLVLLSGRSRLVDIDALVHRLRSTMADPIIARGHRIEVNASIGVTALTPGDQRTPEAVLHDADLAMYRAKPSGHRDGTVGSGRRPNSTHAS, encoded by the coding sequence GTGGGAGAGGACGATGCGGCGGCCACCGTCGGCGCCGCGGAGCAGCTGGCCGAACGCTACCGATCCCTGGTCGAGCACACCCCGGACGGTATCTGCGTCCATGAGCGCGGCATCGTCGTCTACGTCAACCCGGCTACCGTCCGCATGTTCCGCGCCGCCTCCGCCGACGAGCTCGTCGGGCAGCCGCTCACCAAATTCGTCGACTCCGCATCCATCCCGGGCATGTTGGACCGGATCAGCAGGCTGACCACCAAGGGCGCCGCCTCCGAGCCCACCGAGATGACGCTGCTGCGGCTGGACGGGGTGAAGATCCAGGTGGAGACGGTATCGGTGCTCACAGCATGGCACGACCACCTCGCCTACCAGGTGGTCATCCACGACCTGACGGCGCAGCGATTGGCCGAGGCCGCGCAGCAGCGCGCCGAACAGCACTTCACCACCGTGGTGTCGCAGCTGGAAGAGGGTGTGGTGGTGGTCGACACCGAGGGCAGGATCGAATCGATCAACCCGGCCGCCAAACGCATCTTCGGCACCGAGGACATCGATGACGCCGATCTGATCGGCCGGGCCATCCAAACGCTGCCGCTGACCCTGCTCGACGCCAACGCTCAGGCGCTGCCGCCCTCCCGGCACCCGATGGCGCGCACCCTGGCCACCGGCGAGACCGTCACCGGATATGTCTTCGGCGTCGACCGGGCCGACGGCCAGCGCCGGTGGCTGTCGGGCAGCAGCAGGCTGCTCAACCCGGACGACCCGGGCTCCTCGGCGGTGTCGTCATTCGCCGACATCACCGAATTCCGGGCCAGCCGTAGGCAATTGGAGTACCAGGCGACGCACGATTCGCTCACCGGGCTGGCCAACCGCTCGCTCATCCTCTCCCAGCTGGCCGCCGCGCTGGCCAGCAGCGCCGATCTACCCGTTTCCACCGTCCTGTTCATCGACCTGGACGGTTTCAAGGCGATCAACGACACCCTCGGCCACGCCATCGGCGATACGGTGCTACAGATCGTGGCCCAGCGCCTACAACGCGCCCTCCGCGCCGACGATCTGGTCGGGCGGCTGGGCGGCGACGAATTCCTGGTGCTGCTGTCCGGCCGGTCCCGGCTCGTCGATATCGACGCGCTGGTGCACCGGCTGCGTTCGACCATGGCCGACCCGATCATCGCGCGGGGGCACCGCATCGAGGTGAACGCGTCGATCGGGGTCACCGCGCTCACCCCGGGCGATCAGCGCACCCCAGAGGCCGTGCTGCACGACGCCGATCTGGCCATGTACCGCGCAAAGCCGTCCGGTCACCGGGACGGCACAGTCGGCAGCGGGCGCAGGCCGAACAGCACCCACGCCTCCTGA
- a CDS encoding beta-ketoacyl synthase N-terminal-like domain-containing protein, producing MPGAIPKSELNHQDHMTITGIGVVSGYGWGRDALWQGLLSGKSAAAVQPGYGPGRDENAWVALVPDGGDPAVSPSRYGRAMHESAREAIDDALARGWRPGRTVGLVHAIVLGDVVNWRDFYLVDNGHRRSRDYLRLLPSTPISVLLQEYGFHGPAINISAACSSGNVALITAKMWLDAGIADDVVCLATDMSATPDMVEHFVRLGASVADVEPLDGCRPFQLGSRGFGMGEASVAFVLSRDTAQPYVRVLGGAMTNDAYHVVSVDPAHTQIFECASRALAAARVDVEDVRYFNAHGTGTRQCDLAERDLMANFFHERPHVYALKPLAGHCQGAAAGVEVAAAALGYDRGIVPAAPIVAPAHPRLLDGPSPFEGGITAKLSLGMGGNNSMVVLGPV from the coding sequence ATGCCGGGCGCCATCCCGAAAAGCGAACTCAACCATCAAGATCATATGACGATTACCGGCATCGGTGTCGTCAGCGGTTACGGCTGGGGACGGGACGCGCTGTGGCAGGGTTTGCTGAGCGGTAAGTCGGCGGCGGCGGTGCAGCCGGGCTACGGTCCGGGGCGCGACGAGAACGCCTGGGTGGCGCTGGTTCCGGACGGCGGCGACCCGGCGGTGAGCCCCAGTCGCTACGGGCGGGCAATGCACGAATCGGCGCGCGAGGCGATCGATGACGCGCTGGCGCGCGGCTGGCGGCCCGGCCGCACCGTCGGACTGGTGCACGCGATCGTGCTCGGTGACGTGGTGAATTGGCGCGACTTCTACCTCGTCGACAACGGCCACCGCCGCTCCCGCGACTACCTGCGGCTGCTGCCATCCACTCCGATCTCGGTGTTGTTGCAGGAGTACGGTTTTCACGGCCCGGCGATCAATATCTCGGCCGCGTGCAGCTCCGGCAACGTCGCGCTGATCACCGCGAAGATGTGGCTGGACGCGGGTATCGCCGACGATGTGGTGTGCCTGGCCACCGATATGTCGGCGACACCGGACATGGTCGAGCACTTCGTCCGGCTCGGCGCGTCGGTCGCCGATGTCGAACCGCTGGACGGATGCCGCCCCTTCCAGCTGGGGAGCCGCGGATTCGGCATGGGGGAGGCGTCGGTGGCGTTCGTGCTGAGCCGCGACACCGCGCAACCGTATGTGCGGGTGCTCGGGGGAGCCATGACCAACGATGCCTATCACGTGGTTTCGGTCGATCCGGCGCACACCCAGATCTTCGAATGCGCGAGCCGAGCGCTGGCCGCCGCGCGGGTCGACGTCGAGGATGTGCGCTACTTCAACGCGCACGGTACCGGAACCCGGCAGTGCGATCTCGCCGAACGGGACCTGATGGCAAATTTCTTTCATGAGCGCCCGCATGTGTACGCGCTGAAACCCCTTGCGGGACACTGCCAGGGCGCGGCCGCCGGAGTGGAGGTCGCCGCCGCCGCGCTCGGCTACGACCGCGGCATCGTGCCCGCGGCGCCGATCGTCGCGCCCGCGCATCCGCGGCTGCTCGACGGCCCGTCCCCGTTCGAGGGCGGGATCACGGCCAAGTTGTCGCTGGGGATGGGCGGCAATAATTCGATGGTCGTGCTGGGACCTGTTTAG